TCTCCCGGCTCCCTGCGGAGCAAGTACCATCGGCGCTGGAGGGCTTAACGGCCGTGTTCGGCATGGGAACGGGTGTGTCCCCTCCGCCATCATCACCAGACGATTTGACTATTTCTCAAAAGTGACGAGGAATAATGTAGCACATCTTCTTAATCACATTCAAGTATTATTTTTTTGGAAAATGGTGGAGCTGAACGGGATCGAACCGATGACCTCCTGCTTGCAAGGCAGGCGCTCTCCCAACTGAGCTACAGCCCCATACTGGGTAATATTTAGTGGTGGGCCTAGGCTGACTCGAACAGCCGACCTCACGCTTATCAGGCGTGCGCTCTAACCAACTGAGCTATAGGCCCTCGTAAGCCACAAAAAAAGACGTACTACTTCAAAGGCCAAAATCTGCGGCACTTCAAAGTTCTATATACGTCAGGGAGTTGATGCTCCCTCAAAACTGAACAGCGAACGTTGCGTTAATCGTCATATCTCCATAGAAAGGAGGTGATCCATCCGCACCTTCCGGTACGGATACCTTGTTACGACTTCACCCCAGTCATCTACCCCACCTTCGGCGGCTGGCTCCTTGCGGTTACCTCACCGACTTCGGGTGTTGCAAACTCCCGTGGTGTGACGGGCGGTGTGTACAAGGCCCGGGAACGTATTCACCGCGGCATGCTGATCCGCGATTACTAGCGATTCCGACTTCATGTAGGCGAGTTGCAGCCTACAATCCGAACTGAGATTGGTTTTAAGAGATTAGCGTCCCCTCGCGAGGTAGCATCCCGTTGTACCAACCATTGTAGCACGTGTGTAGCCCAGGTCATAAGGGGCATGATGATTTGACGTCATCCCCGCCTTCCTCCGTCTTGTCGACGGCAGTCTCTCTAGAGTGCCCAACTGAATGCTGGCAACTAAAGATAAGGGTTGCGCTCGTTGCGGGACTTAACCCAACATCTCACGACACGAGCTGACGACAACCATGCACCACCTGTCACCGCTGCCCCGAAGGGAAGCTCTGTCTCCAGAGCGGTCAGCGGGATGTCAAGACCTGGTAAGGTTCTTCGCGTTGCTTCGAATTAAACCACATGCTCCACCGCTTGTGCGGGCCCCCGTCAATTCCTTTGAGTTTCACTCTTGCGAGCGTACTCCCCAGGCGGAGTGCTTATTGCGTTAGCTGCGGCACTGAGGGTATTGAAACCCCCAACACCTAGCACTCATCGTTTACGGCGTGGACTACCAGGGTATCTAATCCTGTTTGCTCCCCACGCTTTCGCGCCTCAGCGTCAGTTACAGACCAGAAAGCCGCCTTCGCCACTGGTGTTCCTCCACATCTCTACGCATTTCACCGCTACACGTGGAATACCGCTTTCCTCTTCTGCACTCAAGCTACACAGTTTCCGATGCGAACCGGAGTTGAGCTCCGGGCTTTAACACCAGACTTACATAGCCGCCTGCGCGCGCTTTACGCCCAATAAATCCGGACAACGCTTGCCACCTACGTATTACCGCGGCTGCTGGCACGTAGTTAGCCGTGGCTTTCTCGTCAGGTACCGTCAAGGTACCGCCCTATTCGAACGGTACTTATTCGTCCCTAACAACAGAACTTTACAATCCGAAGACCTTCATCGTTCACGCGGCGTTGCTCCATCAGACTTTCGTCCATTGTGGAAAATTCCCTACTGCTGCCTCCCGTAGGAGTCTGGGCCGTGTCTCAGTCCCAGTGTGGCCGGTCACCCTCTCAGGTCGGCTACGCATCGTCGCCTTGGTAGGCCGTTACCCCACCAACTAGCTAATGCGCCGCAGGCCCATCTCCCAGTGACAGCCGAAGCCGCCTTTTCTTTTCGGATCATGCGATCCAAAAACCTATCCGGTATTAGCATAAGTTTCCCTATGTTATCCCAGTCTGAGAGGCAGGTTGCCTACGTGTTACTCACCCGTCCGCCGCTAGCCTCCGAAGAGACTCGCTCGACTTGCATGTATTAGGCACGCCGCCAGCGTTCGTCCTGAGCCAGGATCAAACTCTCCAATAAAGTTTGTTACTGGTTCAAAGCTGGCAAATCATTTAATGATAGACTCATTAACGCTTTCGCTGTTCAGTTTTCAAAGAGCATTTTTCGCAACAACCTCTTCATCTTATCAGGTTGTCCAAGTCGTGTCAACAAGTTTTTTTAACGTGTTTTTCAGCGACCTCATTAATCTATCACATACCTTGAATGAAAAGCAAGAACTATTTTCACATCATTTTTGTGATCGATTAAGTTGAAAAAGAAGAACAGGTATTAATATAACACTTAACCTTTTTAAGTGCAAGTACAAAATAAAACCACCTGAGTTTTTCTCAGATGGTTCTATTCCTACAAGACTAGTCGCGGTTACGCATATGAGGGAACAGCAGTACATCGCGAATAGAAGGAGAGTTGGTCAACAGCATTACCAGACGGTCAATTCCGATTCCTAATCCTCCAGTTGGCGGCATACCGTACTCTAGCGCTTCAATGAAATCATCGTCCATATCATGCGCTTCGTCGTTACCAGCTTCTTTTTCCAGGAGCTGTGCTTCAAAGCGTTCACGCTGGTCAATTGGATCATTGAGCTCTGTAAATGCATTAGCATGCTCACGAGCTACGATAAACAACTCAAAACGATCCGTGAATCGCGGATCCTGGTCATTTTTCTTCGCCAATGGCGAAATCGCCACAGGATGACCGTAAACAAAGGTAGGCTGAATCAGCGTATGCTCCAGCTTTTGCTCAAAGAATTCATTCACTACATGACCGAACGTATGGTGAGGCTCAACGGATACGCCATGCTCTTTTGCCAAAGCACGCGCTTCATCGTCGCTCATTTCCTTCCAGAAATCGACGCCGAGATTTTCTTTAATCAAATCTACCATATGGACACGACGCCATTTTGGTGTCAAGTCAATCTCGTTGCCTTGGTACTGAATTTTCATAGTGCCCAATACTTCCTGTGCGATATGAGCAACCATTTCTTCAGTCAGGCTCATGATATCCTGGTAGTCGGCATATGCTTCGTATAGCTCAATCATCGTGAACTCTGGGTTGTGGCGGGTAGAGATCCCTTCGTTGCGGTATACGCGACCGATCTCATACACCTTTTCCAGGCCACCGACAATCAGGCGTTTCAAGTGCAGCTCAATTGCAATACGCATATACAGCTGCATATCTAATGCATTGTGGTGCGTGATAAATGGACGAGCAGATGCACCACCGGCAATCGCATGGAGTGTAGGCGTTTCTACTTCCAGATAGCCTAGGTTGTCCAAATAACGACGCATCGAAGTCAGAATACGGCTACGAGTAATGAACGTATCACGAACCTCTGGATTCACAATCAAATCCACGTAACGCTTACGGTAACGGGTCTCAATATCTTTGAGACCATGGTATTTCTCAGGCAGTGGACGCAGTGATTTGGTCAGGTAGGTCAGTTCCTTTGCTTTAACACTGAGCTCACCGGTTTTTGTTTTGAAAACAACACCAGTTACACCGACCATATCACCGATATCAGCCAAATCAAATACTTTGCTCAGCTCTTCGCCAACGGTATCCTGACGGACGTAGATTTGAATCTGACCGGAACGATCCAGCAGTTGAGCAAAGCTCGCCTTACCCATTCCACGTTTCGCCATCAAGCGGCCTGCGATCGTAACCACGTTCTCTTCCGCTTCCAGCTCTTCCTTGCTCTTTTCGCTAAAAGCTTTCGTTATATCTGCAGCGTGATGCGTTTGCTCGAATTTTTTACCGAACGGATCAAAGCCCCACTCACGCAATTGATTCATTTTGTCGTGACGCACTTGAAGAAGCTCGTGGAGCCCTTCCTGTTGCTGTTCTTCTTGCTGTAGGTCTTGCTCGTTTGCCATTTCACTCACTCCTCTAGAAAATGCCTGCATTAACAATTTTGTACAGACTTTTATAATAGCGATACGGCGTACCTCGTAAAAGGTACGCCATAGATCGACTGCTTACAGGTTAATATCAA
The window above is part of the Brevibacillus antibioticus genome. Proteins encoded here:
- the lysS gene encoding lysine--tRNA ligase — encoded protein: MANEQDLQQEEQQQEGLHELLQVRHDKMNQLREWGFDPFGKKFEQTHHAADITKAFSEKSKEELEAEENVVTIAGRLMAKRGMGKASFAQLLDRSGQIQIYVRQDTVGEELSKVFDLADIGDMVGVTGVVFKTKTGELSVKAKELTYLTKSLRPLPEKYHGLKDIETRYRKRYVDLIVNPEVRDTFITRSRILTSMRRYLDNLGYLEVETPTLHAIAGGASARPFITHHNALDMQLYMRIAIELHLKRLIVGGLEKVYEIGRVYRNEGISTRHNPEFTMIELYEAYADYQDIMSLTEEMVAHIAQEVLGTMKIQYQGNEIDLTPKWRRVHMVDLIKENLGVDFWKEMSDDEARALAKEHGVSVEPHHTFGHVVNEFFEQKLEHTLIQPTFVYGHPVAISPLAKKNDQDPRFTDRFELFIVAREHANAFTELNDPIDQRERFEAQLLEKEAGNDEAHDMDDDFIEALEYGMPPTGGLGIGIDRLVMLLTNSPSIRDVLLFPHMRNRD